DNA from Lonchura striata isolate bLonStr1 chromosome 5, bLonStr1.mat, whole genome shotgun sequence:
ATCTATATTCAACTGCAATTAATTGTAAATGCTTCCAGATATCTAATCTCCTTCTTTGTTCCTGGTAACTGTTTTCACTTTCAGCCTTTAAAAAAGCCCTAAACAGAAAATCAGACTCGTGCAAAACCTAGAAGTCTACACATAGACTTTAGGTTAATCTGGGGCTGCTCAGACTTGACTTTGATCAATGATCAATTAAGAAGTTTATAAGCCAGAAACTCCTGTTTGAAATGTGCACTGCTGGACATGGGAGGGAAATTAAAAGGTTATATAAAAAATTGTCTTTCAGCATAAAGTGACAGGTTTTTCTCCGTTTCAAAACCCAGGTGCAGCAATTGGCCCTTCTGAAATTCTTTCCTGAGCTCGAGGAGTTAATAGcgttaaaagcagaaaaaaggaaGCGGAGTGGTAGTTGAAGCTCTCAGAGCGGCTTTCCCGACTGGCAGAAGGCGCTGTGTCCGGGCGGGGCGGAGGGGCAGCAGGTCAGGCGGAGGtgtgccggcggcggggcggcgcggggcaggTGGCCGGGCCGGCtgcccggggcggggccggccggcGGCAGCGCCCGGGCCGCGCAGCGCCATCTTTCCGGGGGCACCTTCTGCTGGGCCGGGCTGCTGGGGAAGGCGAGCGGGACAGGGCATGGTAAGGAGGCTGCAGCCTACCCAGGTGATGCTGAGCCAGAGCAAAGGGGGGCCCCGGGCTTCCCTCCCCCTTGGAAAAGAGCGCGGGCAAGGGTTTCACTGTTGTTGGGGGCTAGGTGGGGAGCGGGTCAGAGGGTGAAGCAGGGCACTGATTGCTCAGGGGACGCGAGATTTTTcccagctgcctgctcctgcctccgGGCAGTTTGGGAGCAGCCCTCGTCCCTGTGTGTGAGGAGCTTGGGAGGGCAGCGGCAGGGTGTGGTGCTGAACCGTACCTTTGGAAAGCCAGGTTATTGCAGCCTGCGAATgcccctgggaacacagagctgGAGACGGCTGAGAGGTGGTAATCGCGCCGGTGGTAGTGTTTGAGTCTGCCAAAAGCATTCCTGCCCCTCTCGGGGATGGAGGGGTCACGCTTCCATCCTCTGACTTGCCTTCTCcgctgctgcctgccaggtggtGAGAGAGAGATGCCCGTGCAGGTGCTTTCTTTGTGCTCTGTGGTCTGGCTTTTATTTGCTCACACCCCTGGAAAGATCTGGCATGTTTGTGTCCTAAGGCAATGCTGTCACCCAATGATTTTTACCCCGAGGACTGGTGCTGTTTCAGCCCTGCAGAAAAGGGATGCCCCACCTAGGGAAGAGCAGGCCTATGGGGAGGGGTATGGTTGGTGCCTGTTGAAAGACTGAGATGCTTTCTCTTGcttgaagggatttttttttttctccttgtccttGTGCACTTCTGATTATGAGTTAGGCTCTTGGTTAAGGTGTATTCCTAGGCTGCACGGTCCTTGTTACTGTAATCCTTTGCTCAGGAAGAAGCCTTGCTGGACTGTAGTGTATGCCAGGCCgtgctgctgcagaaatgaTTCTCTGTGACTGTAGCCCTGCTACCTCTGCTTGTCCAGTCCTGCTTCCCACCATGACTTTTCTCCCAGCTATTTCCAGAGAAGAGtgcttctcctttttcctcccagccctgggctgtgtgcagTTGTACTGAACTTAGCCTCAGGAAAGTGATATTCCTATTAGCCGTCCTCCATGTACTGTCTGTTCCCTTCTTCCTCTGATAATGGGGAGCTTTTTGTAGATCACCAAGCTAATGGAATCATAGAACAATTTAGGTCGGAAGTGACCTTTAAAGTCACCCCACTGcaatgggcagagacaccttcgttgctcagagctccatccaatctgaccttgaatatttcagggatggggcatctatagcctctctgggcaactcattccagtgtctcaccaccctcattaGAAACCCACTTTCCTTATATTCAACCTTAGCCAATCCTCTGTCACTTTAAAAGAATTGTCCCTTGTCCTATCATAACAGGCCCTGTTAAAAAGCTTCTACGCCTCTTTCTTGTAGGGTCCCATCAAGTACTACAAGGCTGCTATAAGATCTTCCTAGAggctttgctgctgcctgaATAAGCTTTTCTTATAGGAgtgttccagccctctgatcgTCTCTGTAGCCTCCTCTGTGCCTTAaacaggtccatgtctttcATGCTTTAGGGACTCCGGAgatggatgcagcactgcaggtggggtctcaccagagcagggcagaggggtaGAATCTTCTCCCTCACCCTGCTTTGGATACAGCCCAGGATACAATTGACTTTCTGTACCGTGAGTGCCATTTCTGGGTCATGTTCCAGCATGAGGgtcagcctctcatccaccaagTCCTTTTCAGTGGGGCTGCTCTTGATCTGTTATCCCCCAGCCTGTGTTGATACCTGAGGTTGCTCCAGCCCAGGTTCAGGCACCttgcacttggtcttgttaaacctcaGGAGGTTTCCGTGGTCTCACTACTTcagcttgtccaggtccctctgtaTGGCATCCCATTCCTCGGGCATGTAAGAGCAGCCCCCTCCACAATCATCATCATCAGCATCCCCATTGATGGAAACCCCTTCCACAGTCAAGCATATCTTGGCTTTGGAGCAGTGGTTTAACTTTTTTTATGCTTGATAGTTCCAGATGTGTGAGCAGGAGGGTTGTGAAAGGGCACAAGTGGGTCTCAAGTGTCCCGAGTGGGCACGACCCGCGTGTCTCAGCAGATGGCAGCAGCGACGCTCCTCCGGCTGCCGCCgctgctcctcactgctgccaacccccgccgccgctcccacACCACCTCCGTACTCACCCCCCGCGGCTCTTCCTCGCCCTGTCCCGCCAGCAGCACACGGCGAAGGAGACGGACAGCGCCAGGATGACGGCTCCGCTCAGCAGCGCGGCCGCCACCGCCAAGCGGGACCCGGTGCCCGCGGGCTGCGGGGCGGCTGCGGGCAAGGCAAGGGGCGgtgagcggggccggggagAGGGACCCACCCTTACTCCCGGCCGCCGGCACCCTTGCAGGTAAACCGCAAGGTGACGTTCCAGagaatatttattaataatcaTTATAAAAGCTAATGGTGAACGTGGGTGATGCCACGCGGGCTCAATACACCAGAaagctgatggaaaaaaaaaccatattaacacatcatatttttttcagatgattaatataaaataatcacACGGGGCAGAAAATATAAAGCATTTGATGTGTCTTGCATAAAGCATAAGGGTAGTAGAAATTAGGCCCTAAAAATAGAAGGGAAA
Protein-coding regions in this window:
- the LOC144246290 gene encoding uncharacterized protein LOC144246290 — protein: MTGQRFRKCIFLCLLPWSCLSFAWSHAAGPGAASPRAGQVRKGLPRDAANGTEVQSNISVPCTALPPPRYGHYYVDRGSGISLGSVLVYWCQEGYRLVGSQRLACLRRDSTSSWSHPPPQCQAAPQPAGTGSRLAVAAALLSGAVILALSVSFAVCCWRDRARKSRGGQQRRRQVRGWKRDPSIPERGRNAFGRLKHYHRRDYHLSAVSSSVFPGAFAGCNNLAFQRYGSAPHPAAALPSSSHTGTRAAPKLPGAPNNSETLARALFQGGGKPGAPLCSGSASPGSPAQQKVPPERWRCAARALPPAGPAPGSRPGHLPRAAPPPAHLRLTCCPSAPPGHSAFCQSGKPL